The Candidatus Aminicenantes bacterium DNA window ATCCGCAGACAGGTCATCGAGCGCAAACGCCCCGCCGCGTCCCCCTCGTAACGAATGGGCGCCGTCAGGAGATGGATTTCGACCCCTTCCTCCTCGGCGTGCTTGATTTCCTCAACCCGGGCCGGCATTTCCTCGCGCGACCGCCGATAGATGATCATGGCCCGCTCGGCCCCCAGCCGGCGGGCCGTCCGGACGGCGTCCAGGGCCACGTTGCCGCCGCCGATCACCGCCGCTTGCCGAGCCCGCGGCACGGGCGTGTCGACCGCAGGAAAGGCGTGGGCCCTCATCAGGTTGACCCGGGTCAGGTACTCGTTGGCCGAATAGACGCCGACCAGGTTCTCGCCCGGAATCTTCATGAAGTTCGGCAGCCCCGCTCCGGTGCCGATGAAAAAAGCCCGGAAGCCCTCGGCCCTCAAGTCGTCCAGCGTCGCCGTCCGCCCGACGATGAAGTTCAGCCGGAATTCCACGCCCCGGGCGCGCAGGGCCTCGACTTCGGCCCGCAGAACCGCTTTGGGCAGCCGGAACTCGGGAATGCCGTAGACCAGGACGCCGCCCGGCTCGTGGAGGGCCTCGAAAACCGTGACCGCATGCCCCATCCTGGCCAGCTCTCCAGCCGCGGTCAGCCCGGCCGGTCCGGAGCCGACGACGGCGGCCTTGGGCCCCTTCGCGGCAAAGCGGACGGGCGGCGCGGGCGATCCCTCGGCGCCGGCCCTTTCGAAGTCGGCGGCGAAGCGCTCCAGATGCCCGATCGCCACAGGGATGCCGGAGGCCCGCTTGAGATTGCAGACCGCCTCGCACTGCGTCTCCTGCGGACAGACGCGGCCGCAGACCGCGGGCAGGGAGTTCGTCTCTTTAAGCGATCGGCCCGCGGCGGCGAATTCGCCCCGCTCGATCAGCTTGACGAAAGTGGGAATGTCGATCACCACCGGGCATCCGGCCACACACCCGGGAACCGCGCAGTCGAGACAGCGCCGGGCCTCCGCCTGAGCCGCCTCGGCGCCGAAGCCCAGGTTGACTTCGCCGAAGTCGCGGCCGCGGACGACACCCCCCCGCTCCGGCATCGGCTGTCGAGGGATCCGCATCCGTTCCTTGGGCGGCGCTTCGCGGCGCAGAGCGCGGCGCCATTCCCGGTCGAACTCGGTTTTGATCCGGTCCCGGTCGGCGGGCTCGAGGGGTCTTTTTTCTTCGGCCATGTCCGTTCCCTAGGGTAAGGTCTCCCGCTCCCACCAGCAAAGCGACCGGATCTCGTCGTCGAGGTAAGCGGCGCGGCGGCGGAAGAGCTCCGGCCAATCCACCTGGTGGCCGTCGAAATCGGGCCCGTCGACGCAGGCAAATCGGGTCTTCCCTCCGATTGAACAGCGGCAGGCGCCGCACATCCCGGTCCCATCGACCATGACCGGGTTGAGGCTGACGATCGTCCGCAGGCCCAGCGGGCGGGTCGCTTCGGAGACCGAGGCAAGGAGGTAGGCGCAGCCCGAGACCATGACCCGGTCGATTCGCTTCTCGCCGGCAGCGACACCCGCGACTGTCCGCGACGCGAATTCCTGGGACATGCCCCCGAGATCGCGCTCCGCCGTCATGACCCGGTCGCAAAGCTCCCGGAAGCGCTCCTGCCAATAGAACAAATGTCCGGCTTTGACGTCGGCCAGGAGCAGCAGCCGGTTGCCCGCCGCGCGCAAAGCCCGGGCCGCAGGATAAAGAGCGCCGATGCCGTAGCAGCCGGCTACGAGGAGAACGGTGCCGAAAGCCGCGATCTCGCTCGGCCGCCCCAGCGGCCCGGCGCAGGCGGCCAGCGCATCCCCCGCTTTCAGTCGAGCCAGCTTCTGGGTGGATGTCCCGACCAGAAGGAAGACGGCCGAGACGGAGCCTTCGGCGGCGTCCCAGTCCGCGATCGAGAGCGGGATTCGTTCGCCGTCCGGATCGGCCATGACCATGATGAACTGCCCGGGACGGCATCGGCGCGCCACTTCGGGCGCGTGGATCCGGATCAGATGAATGTTCGGGACCAGCCTGCGGCGTTCCAAAATATGCGCCATCTATCGTCTCCGGATCGCCTTCAGGCTCTTTAGAGCCGTCCCGGCCGACAACCCATGGAAGCCGTCCGGATCACCGAGGGGTTCCGCCGGCTCATCGGCCGCGGCGGCCGCGGGGATCGCCGCGAATCGCCCGGCCGGCCGTTTCGGCCAGGCCAGGAAGACGGGATTATGCCCCGGCCGGGACGCCGCCGCCCCGGCGAACGCGGGCACGGTCCGCGCGATTTCGGACATGATTTCGTCGGCCGAAGCGGGCCCGGGGCTTCGGCCGATCGCCCGCCCCAGATCCGCAGCGATCCGCCAGACGGGTCGGGCTTCGCCCGGAGGAGGAACGGCAGCCCGGGATTGTTGGATCCGACCCTCGCGATTGACCCAAGTCCCGTCCTGTTCGGCGAACAAGGTGCGCGGCAGGACGACGTCGGCCCGCTCCGACGACCGGCCTTCGAACGCGGCCAGAGCCACGACAAAGGCCTCCGGCCGGACCGCGGCCGGCGGGACATCGGCGGCCAGCAGGAGTCTCCCCGCCGCGGCCATTGTCTCGCCGCAAGTCGGGCTTGCCGCCTCGGCCCCGAAGAGCGCCGCTCCTCCCCTGGCGTTCGCTTCCCAAGCGATCGGGACAAGCTCCGCACCGACGAGCTCGGCCAGGTTCCAAAGCGCGGCGGCGTTTCGCCGACCGGACTCCCCAGCGACGAAGCGGGGTCCGAAAACGAACGCGGCGGGCTTGCGCTTGTCCAGGATACCCGCGATCCTGACCGTCTTTTCGTCCGGATGAGCCCGGCGCTCCCTCCGGTTTCCCTCCGATCGGACCCGCAAGGCTTTCCGCAGCTCGGCCCAGCCGGACTCGCCGCGCTCCGCCGCCGACCCGGACAGCTCGGCCAGAAGATCGAGCAGGAATTCGGCGGCCTCTTCCGAGCCGGCCCGGACCCTGACTTTGGCCGAGCGATCGAGACAGGTTTCGTGGGGGCCGAAGACGATGAGCCGGGCCCCCCGACGGACGGCTTGAACGACACCAAGCCCGACCATCGGCGCCGTGACCGGAAGATCCTCGTCAAAGACGACGATGGCTTTCATGCCGGCCAAGCCGGCATGGGGCAGATCCGGCAGGCCTTCGGCCGGGCCGATCCCGGCCGCCGCTTGGATTCGGCCGAGCGGGGCGGGCGACCCGGCCAATCGGAATTCAGTGGAACCAAAGCCATCCCTGGTCAAGGCCCGCAAAGCCCAAAGGTCTTCGCAGGAATCCCAGGCCGAAACGATCGCGGCGAACGGGCCGGAGCCGGCGCGCAGCCCCGCCACGGCGGCGGCCAAAGCTTCGTCCCACCCCGCCGGGATCAGATGCCCGGCCCGGCGGATGAGCGGCGTCATCGACCGGCCGGAAAAAGCATGAATCTCGGCCGTCAGGAACCGCCCTTTGACGCAGGCCTGGCCCCGATTGGCGGATCCGTCCGCGGGCCGCGTCCCGACCAGCCGGCCCCGGTCCAGCTCGGCCTCAAGAAGGCAGCCCTCAGCGCAGAGCGCGCAGACGATCGGCTTTATTTCGTCGACTTTCCGGTAGCGGACGGATCGTTCGAGGAGCGCGCCCGTGGGACAGACGTCGACGCAGGCGCCGCAGAATCGGCAGCCCGCCTCAAGAAGAGTCCCGTCCAGCGCGGTCCCGACCGCCGTCTTGCCTCCCCGGCCGATGAAGGACAGGACCGAAGCCCCCCGCAGATCGCGGCAGACGCGGACGCACAGGCCGCAGAGAATGCAGAGGCCGGCGTCGCGATCGATCAGGGGGTCGTCCCGCCGAGGTTCGGCAGCCCGCGGCGCCTCCGGGAACGCGGTCCGTTCCAAGCCCACGGCCGCCGCCGCGTCCTGCAGCCGGCAGTTTCCATCCTTGGGACACAGGACGCACCCCGTCGGCTCGCCGGTCTTGCGGATGCCGGCCTTCGGCTCCCGGCAATCGCGCCGCTCCTCGCAGAACAAGCAGGCCGACGGGTGCTCGGCCAGGATCATCTCCATCACCCCGCGCCGCAGGGTCCGCAGAGAGGGCGTATCCGTGGCCACGCGCATGCCGTCCTCAAGGTTGGTGGCGCAAGCCGGAACCGGTTCCCGGCGGCCCGCGATCTCGACCAAACACAGACGGCAGGCCGCGGCCGGGTCCAGGCGGGGATGATCGCAGAGGGTCGGGATGGAGATGCCCAGCCGCCGGGCTGCCTCCAGAATCGTCGCCGATCCGGCCGTCTCGAAAGGCCGCCCGTCGATGACGGCTTTCATGACCGGCGCCTCCCGCGGCCCGGGGCTTTTCGCTCGGCCTGAACCGGCCCGGAGCGGACGGCGCGGATGCCGGGCGGACAGGCCTCAACGCAAGCCCCGCACTTAATGCAGAGAGCGGGGTCGATGGCATGGACGGTCTTGGGCCGGCCCGCGATCGCATCGACGGGGCAGATCTTGCGGCACAAGCCGCAGCCGGTGCAGAGCGCCGGGTCGATGGTCAAGGAGATAAGCGCCCGGCAGACGCCCGCGGGACAGACCCGGTCTTCGACATGGGCCCGGTATTCGTCCCGGAAATAGCGCAAGGTCGAAAGGACGGGATTGGCCGAAGTTCGTCCCAGGCCGCACAGCGAGGCGGCCTGGACGGTCACGGCCAAGGCTTCCAGCCGATCCAGATCGGAATTCACGGCCAGGCCGGCCACGATGCGGTCCAATATCCCGCGCATCAGACGGGTTCCGATCCGGCAGGGAGCGCACTTGCCGCAGGACTCTTCCGCCGCGAAGCCCAGGAAGAAACGGGCCACGTCGACCATGCAGGAGCGGTCGTCCATGGCGATCAGGCCGCCCGAGCCCATGATCGAGCCGGCCCGGGCCAGGGCTTCGAAATCCACGGCCACGCCGAGGCCCGCGGCGGGCAGACATCCGCCCGAAGGCCCGCCGGTCTGGACGGCTTTAAGGGTCCGCCCAGGCAGGGCGCCGCCGCCGATATCGTCGATGATGTCCCGCAGGGAGACGCCCATCGGGACCTCGACCAGGCCGGTCCGGCGAACCCGGCCGACCAGCGAAAAGATCTTCGTCCCCTTGCTTTTCTCGGTTCCGACCGAGGCGAACCAGCCGGCGCCCCGGTCGATGATCGGTACGACGCTGGCCCAGGTTTCCACGTTGTTGATCGTCGTCGGCCGGCCCCACAGGCCGGATTCGGCCGGATACGGCGGCCTCTGCCGGGGATGCGGACGGCGGCCTTCGATCGAGGCGATAAGAGCCGTCTCTTCGCCCGAGACGAAAGCGCCCGCGCCCTGCACCACTTGGACGTCGAAGTGGACCTCCGATCCCAGGATGTTCTCCCCCAGCAAGCCGAGCTCCCGGGCCCGCTCGATGGCCCGCCGGATGTTGGCCACGGCCAAGGGATACTCCGCGCGGACGTAGACGTATCCTTCCGAAGCGCCCACGGCATAAGCCCCGATGATCATCCCCTCCAAGACCGAATGCGGGTTTCCCTCCAGCAGGCCCCGATCCATATAGGCGCCCGGGTCGCCCTCGTCGGCGTTGCAAACGACATATTTCGGGCGTCCGGCCGCATCCCGGCCAAGCTGCCATTTGATCCCGGTCGGAAAGCCCGCGCCTCCCCGGCCGCGCAGGCCCGAGGCTTTGATCTCATCGATGACGCCGGCGGCGGACATCTCGAAGAAAGCCTTGGCCAAGGCCCCATAGCCGCCTTGTTGGACATAGTCTTCGATCCGCTCGGGGTCGAGCCGCAGGTTGGCTTCGGTCAGGCGCCGCAGCTGCTTGCGGTAGAAGGGCAGGTCGGCCAGATGGGTCACCGCCTTCGACCGCGGCCCTTCCTTATAGACCAACCGCTCGACGATCCGGCCCTGGAGCCCGGTCTTCTCCACAATTTCGGCCGCGTCGGCAGGCCCGAGGCGGCCGTAGAAGTAGCCTTCCGGTTGAACGACAAGGCTGGGTTCCCATTCGCAATAGCCGTGGCAGCCCGTGATCAGAAGTCCGATCCGGCCGGAGAGGCCGCGGCTTTCGATGGCCGCCCGAACCGCCTCGGCCAGCTCCATGGCTCCCGAGGCCCGGCCGCAGGTCCCCGCCGTAACGACGATCGTTCGGGCCGGGGACGAGGCCTCCTCGCGCAGGCGCGCCCGCCAATCCTCCAAATGGCCGGGATGGGCCAGACGCATCATGCCTTCCGCTCGACCCGCCGCAGGCCGAGGACGATCTCGCGGGCCCGGCCCGCGGTCACCCGGGCTTCGAAGCGGCCGTCCACGTGCAGGACGGGGCCGATGGCGCAGCAGCCCAGGCAGTTGACAGTTCTCAAGTCGATCTGGCCGTCGGTCGTCGTCTCGCCAGGCCGAATGGCCAGGGTTCGTCCCAGCTCCTCGGCCACGGCATCGCCGCCGCGGACATGACAGGCCGTGCCCAGGCAGACCTCGACGACATGGCGGGCCGGAGGCCGGAGATGAAAGCGGGGGTAAAAGGACAGGACGCCGTAGACTTCGCTGGAGGTCATTCGAACGTGTTTGGCCACCGCCGGCAGGACCGAGGCCGGGACATGGCCGAAACGGTCCTGGATGCGGTGGAGGATGCCGACAAGGTCCCGCGGCCGCGAGCCCGCCTCGTGCAGGATGTCGCGGATATCGAACGAGTCGCTCATCGCTTCTTGCCGGCGGAAAAAAATATAGCAGAATCGAAAGGCTTCGGCAAACGGCCGGGCTTCACCGCCGATAGACCACGGTCCCGCCGCAGATCGTCGCCCGGACCCGGATGTCCTTGATCGCGGCCGGCGGCCCGGCCAAGGGGTCCTTGTCCAGGACGACCATGTCGGCCAGGCGGCCCGCCGCCAGGACGCCCTTGCGGGACTCGGCGAATTCGGCGTAGGCGCCGCCCTGAGTGAAGGCACGGACGGCCTCCATGAGACCGATCTTCTGCTCGGGCACCCACCCTCCGGGCCGCGAGCCGTCGATCGGGGCCCGGGTCACGGCGGCGTAGAGGCCCTGAATCGGGTCCATCGGCGCCACCGGCCAATCCGAGCCGAAGGCCAGCCGAACGCCTTGATCGAGAAAAGTCCGGAAGGCATAGGTCGTCCGGGCCCGCTCCGGCCCGATGCGCGCTTCGGCCCAGCGGCCGTCGTCGATGGCGTGATAGGGCTGGACCGAGGCGATCACACCCAGGCGGGCGAAGCGGGCGAAATCGGCCGGCCGCAGGTGCTGGGCGTGTTC harbors:
- a CDS encoding molybdopterin-dependent oxidoreductase, whose translation is MKAVIDGRPFETAGSATILEAARRLGISIPTLCDHPRLDPAAACRLCLVEIAGRREPVPACATNLEDGMRVATDTPSLRTLRRGVMEMILAEHPSACLFCEERRDCREPKAGIRKTGEPTGCVLCPKDGNCRLQDAAAAVGLERTAFPEAPRAAEPRRDDPLIDRDAGLCILCGLCVRVCRDLRGASVLSFIGRGGKTAVGTALDGTLLEAGCRFCGACVDVCPTGALLERSVRYRKVDEIKPIVCALCAEGCLLEAELDRGRLVGTRPADGSANRGQACVKGRFLTAEIHAFSGRSMTPLIRRAGHLIPAGWDEALAAAVAGLRAGSGPFAAIVSAWDSCEDLWALRALTRDGFGSTEFRLAGSPAPLGRIQAAAGIGPAEGLPDLPHAGLAGMKAIVVFDEDLPVTAPMVGLGVVQAVRRGARLIVFGPHETCLDRSAKVRVRAGSEEAAEFLLDLLAELSGSAAERGESGWAELRKALRVRSEGNRRERRAHPDEKTVRIAGILDKRKPAAFVFGPRFVAGESGRRNAAALWNLAELVGAELVPIAWEANARGGAALFGAEAASPTCGETMAAAGRLLLAADVPPAAVRPEAFVVALAAFEGRSSERADVVLPRTLFAEQDGTWVNREGRIQQSRAAVPPPGEARPVWRIAADLGRAIGRSPGPASADEIMSEIARTVPAFAGAAASRPGHNPVFLAWPKRPAGRFAAIPAAAAADEPAEPLGDPDGFHGLSAGTALKSLKAIRRR
- the gltA gene encoding NADPH-dependent glutamate synthase, whose translation is MAEEKRPLEPADRDRIKTEFDREWRRALRREAPPKERMRIPRQPMPERGGVVRGRDFGEVNLGFGAEAAQAEARRCLDCAVPGCVAGCPVVIDIPTFVKLIERGEFAAAGRSLKETNSLPAVCGRVCPQETQCEAVCNLKRASGIPVAIGHLERFAADFERAGAEGSPAPPVRFAAKGPKAAVVGSGPAGLTAAGELARMGHAVTVFEALHEPGGVLVYGIPEFRLPKAVLRAEVEALRARGVEFRLNFIVGRTATLDDLRAEGFRAFFIGTGAGLPNFMKIPGENLVGVYSANEYLTRVNLMRAHAFPAVDTPVPRARQAAVIGGGNVALDAVRTARRLGAERAMIIYRRSREEMPARVEEIKHAEEEGVEIHLLTAPIRYEGDAAGRLRSMTCLRMELGEPDDSGRRRPIPVPGSEFEAEIDLAVVAVGQSPNPLLFDCQPELRRGRWGTIEVDAGTLAAGVPGVFAGGDIVRGGATVILAMGDARRAAVGMDAYLRGEGGR
- a CDS encoding NAD(P)H-dependent oxidoreductase subunit E: MSDSFDIRDILHEAGSRPRDLVGILHRIQDRFGHVPASVLPAVAKHVRMTSSEVYGVLSFYPRFHLRPPARHVVEVCLGTACHVRGGDAVAEELGRTLAIRPGETTTDGQIDLRTVNCLGCCAIGPVLHVDGRFEARVTAGRAREIVLGLRRVERKA
- a CDS encoding sulfide/dihydroorotate dehydrogenase-like FAD/NAD-binding protein, giving the protein MAHILERRRLVPNIHLIRIHAPEVARRCRPGQFIMVMADPDGERIPLSIADWDAAEGSVSAVFLLVGTSTQKLARLKAGDALAACAGPLGRPSEIAAFGTVLLVAGCYGIGALYPAARALRAAGNRLLLLADVKAGHLFYWQERFRELCDRVMTAERDLGGMSQEFASRTVAGVAAGEKRIDRVMVSGCAYLLASVSEATRPLGLRTIVSLNPVMVDGTGMCGACRCSIGGKTRFACVDGPDFDGHQVDWPELFRRRAAYLDDEIRSLCWWERETLP
- a CDS encoding 4Fe-4S binding protein is translated as MMRLAHPGHLEDWRARLREEASSPARTIVVTAGTCGRASGAMELAEAVRAAIESRGLSGRIGLLITGCHGYCEWEPSLVVQPEGYFYGRLGPADAAEIVEKTGLQGRIVERLVYKEGPRSKAVTHLADLPFYRKQLRRLTEANLRLDPERIEDYVQQGGYGALAKAFFEMSAAGVIDEIKASGLRGRGGAGFPTGIKWQLGRDAAGRPKYVVCNADEGDPGAYMDRGLLEGNPHSVLEGMIIGAYAVGASEGYVYVRAEYPLAVANIRRAIERARELGLLGENILGSEVHFDVQVVQGAGAFVSGEETALIASIEGRRPHPRQRPPYPAESGLWGRPTTINNVETWASVVPIIDRGAGWFASVGTEKSKGTKIFSLVGRVRRTGLVEVPMGVSLRDIIDDIGGGALPGRTLKAVQTGGPSGGCLPAAGLGVAVDFEALARAGSIMGSGGLIAMDDRSCMVDVARFFLGFAAEESCGKCAPCRIGTRLMRGILDRIVAGLAVNSDLDRLEALAVTVQAASLCGLGRTSANPVLSTLRYFRDEYRAHVEDRVCPAGVCRALISLTIDPALCTGCGLCRKICPVDAIAGRPKTVHAIDPALCIKCGACVEACPPGIRAVRSGPVQAERKAPGRGRRRS